The Candidatus Effluviviaceae Genus V sp. DNA window CGTCGCGCAGGGGCCGCATCAAGGAAACGGCGCAGGAGGGACGGTCGCAGGTCGTGCGCGCATTCGTCCCGCTCGCCGAGCTCTACAAGTACTCGACGCACCTTCGTTCGATCACACAGGGGAGGGGCTTCTACGAGCAGGAGTTCTCCCATTACGAGGAGGTCCCCGGCGACGTGCAGGCGAAGCTCGTGGCCGAGGCTGAGCAGGAGGCCGAGGAGGAGTAGTCCTCCGGTGACGACATCCGTTCGTGAGGCCTTCTGGCGAGGGGGTGCCCATGTCAGGACACTCGAAGTGGCACAGCATTAAGCACAAGAAGGCGGCCGCCGACGCGAAGCGCGGGAAGATCTTCAACCGCCACGCGAAGCTCGTCGAGGTGGCTGCGCGGCAGGGCGGCGGCGACCCGGAGAAGAACCCGAGGCTCCGGACCGAGATCCAGGCGGCGCGCGACGCCAACATGCCGAACGACAAGATCGAGCGCGCGATCATGAAGGGCACCGGTCAGATCGAGGGCGTCCAGTACGAGGAGGTCATGTACGAGGCGTACGGACCCGAGGGCGTCGCGCTCATGATCGACACGCTGACCGACAACAAGAACCGGACCGTCGGCGAGATCAGGCATCTCCTGACCAAGCACGGCGGGAACCTCGGCGAGAGCGGCAGCGTCGCGTGGAACTTCACGCAGAAGGGCGTCATCCACGTTCCCGTCGAGGGGAACGACGAGGACAAGGTTCTCGAGACCGTCATCGAGGCCGGGGCCGAGG harbors:
- a CDS encoding YebC/PmpR family DNA-binding transcriptional regulator — encoded protein: MSGHSKWHSIKHKKAAADAKRGKIFNRHAKLVEVAARQGGGDPEKNPRLRTEIQAARDANMPNDKIERAIMKGTGQIEGVQYEEVMYEAYGPEGVALMIDTLTDNKNRTVGEIRHLLTKHGGNLGESGSVAWNFTQKGVIHVPVEGNDEDKVLETVIEAGAEDFSTEGDVFEVTTDPKDFMQVREALDGAGIPVRSGQITRVPGSTVKLESEDLARKVLKLMDVLDDHDDVQNVSANFDIPEGVMEALGDEV